GGGGAAGAACCCAATTGGGTAGATGACCAATCAGGGCTGTTTCTGAGCTACACTGTGCTCTAcaaccccccctcccatccccgaCATTTGCTGTTATGGGAAAGTCACTCGGACAGAGACACTAGGCTAAATAAAGAGGCTCTGTCTGGTAAGTCCCAGGCATATGTTAACCCTATTTCTTATTGAAATATGGAACACCCACAGACTAGCTCCTCAGAGACGACAAAAGACTGGCCCTGGGTGTTAGGAAACTCTTATTTGGCTGTCTACCAAGaggaagaaaggggtaaacaaaGACATTTACAGTTCATCTGTAGGACCCTTTGGATCTTACCTACACCATGGAGTTGCCTGACTCCATGACCCAGCAAAGACCCTTCCAGTATAAAGGGTCAGAGtataagaagggggaaaaaaaggcttctggacatctcccctcccccatctctactCAGGGCAGCAAGATCACTTGCAAGACAATAGGAGCATCATTGAGCTGGGGGGAGTGGTCCTAGCTGGAAGGAAGGCTTTCCAGTGAGTACGGACTGCTGAAAGATTTTGGGTGAGAGAAATCCTTTTGcttgtaagggtacgtctacactccaAACCTAAGTTGACCTgtattaggttgacttacagccaccacagtaatgaCTGTTGTAGCCGATGTTCACCCTATCCTGCTCGGGTGGGTAGGGTGCGTCCTCAtcaggagcacttccactgacctaagaggggtagtgtggggagctgagagcccagttTCTTCACTCCAGTAGCAACCCCCTCCAAGAAGCCAGGCTACCCTGCAAGCTCTGGGTGGGCCGGTCCTCCTAAGAGTGGAGGAAGCCACCCGGGGCTTCTCCCCGCACCCCCACCGttcccctcccagtttgacaccaGACCATagataactactctgagtgcaGTCtttagttgtgcacccaccttctagtaatttcatctagaccaggggtcagcaacctttcagaagtgctctgccgagtcttcatttattcactctaatttaaggtttcgcgtgccagtaatacattttaatgtttttagaaggtctctttctataagtctataatatgtaactaaactattgttgtatgtaaagtaaataaggtttttaaaatgtttaagaagcttcatttaaaattaaattaaaatgcagagccccgcagaccggtggccaggacccgggcagtgtgagtgccactgaaaatcaactcgcgcGCCACCTTcagcatgcatgccataggttgcctacccctgatctagaccaacGAATTCCTCCCTGCTGGTCAGAACTGAGTCTAACCCACCTACCCCCTGGTTACTTCCCCCACCATCAGAAAGCAGAAGTTGCCCCTGATGCATTCTCAGCACTCATTGCACATTGGGTGCTGTTAAGGTGGCCAggcaaaaaggggacctgacagtgtctggtcagatctactgactggacacccaaagtcgaGCTACTGCGGGTGGGGAGGCACTGGGTCATCACCTTCACCAGACCCTACTCAGCCAGGGCTGCCCCCTACCTGCAttgggtggctgcagctcccagccccagctccacaggcAAATCCCTCCTGACccggggcagggagggtgggaagaggagtggatgtgggcagagccttgggggaagaggcagggccttggggagacTAGGAGTGGtaggggtgggaccttggggagaAGAAGCAGGGCAGGAGAGGTCCTGCTGTAATGTCTGGTTTTAAAATATTACCTGGTTGGCAACCCAAGTCGCTAGTTGAGAGGCTGTGGAAAATATTAAccaacatacaaatatcacttttaacagcagcagAGCTACTAGctaacaataaataaattacaatgattttgaTGTGTCTATgggtaaggggactgttggcccctcaCTGAAATTTAATGGGGGTGGGTGCAGCTTTGGGTGACCCTCTCCCAAAAGCTAGGGAAGGGCCAATGAGAAATAAATACCTTGAGACTagtccccagggccaatggggagaggTTAACACTCTGGAGAAACTCTTCTTtgacctcagcctctccttgcttGCTAACCACACGGTAGCTAAACTACACCGGACCCTCACTAGAACGCgggatttgggatccatgccAAGTCCTGCGTTCTAGCGGGGACCGCATTACAATGAAAATGAATGACCGTTACTAAATTTGGGATCCGTGACCACGTTCTACTGGAATTTGCGTTATATAGACGTGtgttctagcgagggtccggtgTATATCTCTTCCTAACTAGGCACTGCCAGCCAGGGAAATGTAACTCAGACAGACAGCATTGTCTGTTACCCCTGTCATATATGGGGATGGTCATGTCGGTGAGTCTGTGACTGCGATGCTCACAAAGGTGTGAGGGTGCAATCTGGCAGCTGTAACAAAAATATATTAAGGTTAGGGTTCAGAGCTGCCCCAGGTCCTGGTCTGATTTCCCTGCAGCATTTAGATCTCAGCCGCACCTGGTGTCAGACCAGAGTCactgctggctctggggggcgggggggaggtgcagATAGGCCAATGAGATCAGCttctgcctgcctgtccctgggggctgctggcggtggggagagtccagggcagCTCATTCTTCAGGTGATGCCACCAGAGGGCTCCGGCTGTTGCTAAGGGGGAGGGGTTTACACTGCAATGGGGGGCAATCCCCCAAAGTGGcccctttgattctgctctttttctaGTGTTTGGCTCAGAGATGCTGTTACTGGGAGAGACTGAAGAGCCTGGTGGGAATCGGAGTATGACATGGACTGAAGCCCCTTCTGTAACCTCCCCCATTGCCTCTCTCGCCCcgacaggctgaggaatcacgtCCACGTTGCGCTCCAGATCGGCCCGTCTTCCAGGagacagagaagggaaatggcagtgatggagccagctcaggtaggggattgTCAGGGAGttgctgggcgggggggaggtagaGGAAGGGAGGAGTTAGGGTCTGATAAACCTGCTGATTTTCTGAGTAGGCCCATTAGCAGCAGGGACGGAGGCAACATTCCCATATTTGTCAAACAGGACACAACCACCTGGGCAGGGCTAGGAACATTTTccaggctcccagtgctggagtcTGAACCCGTtagccagaggctgctgtgaaatacaaagggaagctgttgggattcctgtccctgtccccggctcagagctctgcttcctgtatcagcctgtggctggcaggtgtGTGGAAAATGAGAGAAGACCCTGCCCTGAtccgggtgctggggggggacaaggagcgctcagcttctccccaccccctgaagcctcctggctgctctgagcagggtgggggtgggattctgcAACTCTGGCCCTCCCAGAgcttcacttttttccccctctttcccgTGACTAGTGGGACtgttgctggggcagcaggtgctgaatGGGGGACTCTTGTTGTTGCAGGTGccagtgaccttcgaggaggtggctgtgtatttcacccaggggcagggggctctactggaccccgctcagagagccctctacagggacatCATGCGGGAGAACTATAAGacggtgacctcgctgggtaagggattcccgtCCCCACGGTTATTAGAAAGTGTAGGGCCTGCATTTCTGATGCTGGTTACGTTCTTCCCTGATCAGTTAGGTTTGAGGAGAATTTGTCTCATAGTCCACAGCTGCAGTATGAGAGAGACGTGCatctctgtaccctctccaatgGGACCACAGTGTCAAAACCTAATGGATATGCTAAaccattcccacccacccccaccgtTCAATGGGGCAGAAGTTGTGCATTGTCCTGTCTGTATTATTTCTCATTCATGCACAGCATCACTGTTCACCTCCCTCCTTGGAACTAGCTCCAGCCATGGAGAGAGCTCTGGGCTCCGCAGGTTTAGAAATAGGCAGGGGTTTAATTCTAGAGCTGTGTGTTTGTCAGCAAGGCCCCCACAGTGCACAGATCCCGCAAACTCCTAGTGAGGGTGTAacaattccccccacctccccagacaTCTGCCTCCCACAAGGGGGCTCAGTGACCCTGTTCCCATCCTCTTGCATTCCGATTCCTCCAGTACAGCACCAGGACATGGAATGTCCTTTCTGACAAATGCTCTCTCAATCTTCCATGCACCCTGATCTGGTCTGTTTCACCCCCTACGCAGGATTTccccttcccaaacctgagctgatcGCCCggctggaacaaggggaagagccgtgggtcccggatctccaggTCTGCGAGGAAAGACAGATCCCGAGAGGCACCCGCACAGGTGAGTACTAACACAGAAACCATTTGGTGAATGAAGGACAAAGTTGAGAATCCCCAAAATATGGTGTGAGTAACgccctcagttcttcctcatctcagccagagcagggctgcagtCAGCAGATATCGCTCACGGCTTTCCACCCACCCTGTTagctgcaggagtttccttcccaATTTTCCTTCCCTGTGAGTGTTTGTGTGGGATGTGGAGACAGAATCCAATTGCTCAGTCTTCACAGTGTTAGCGTGTTGGGTTTTCCCTCTgtgctattcctctttctccccagcacaatgactcctgtctggattgtctctctcccagcaggtgctgagcgAGGGAGTGAGAATGAGGAGGGGAATCATAATGAGGATGTTCCTAGTGAAGTGGATGAATCTATTATATGTGGGGGAAGACCCAAGGATCCCACAGCCCAGCAGACAAATCCCAATGAAGAGAAACCCTATCAGTGCCTCAAATGTGGGAAAGGATTCATTCTGAGATCACAGCTTGTGACACATCAGACAATCCATACTAGAGAGAAACCCCTTCAATGCTTGGACCATGGCAAAAGCTTCAATAATCGCTCAGACCTGAAAAACCATGGGAGACGCCACACAAGAGAGAAACCCTTTCAATGCCTTGAGTGCAAGAAATCTTTCTACTGTAAGTCAGCACTAATAacacatcagagaattcacacaggagagagaccccataagtgcttagactgtgggaaaagtttcacacggAGATCAGTCCTCATTCaacatgggagaatccacacaggagagagaccccataagtgcttggactgtgggaaaagtttcagataCAGATCAGTCTTTCTTTCACATCtgagaacccacacaggagagaaaccccataagtgcttggactgtgggaaaaattTCAGATACAGTTCAGTCCTTCTTTCACATCtgagaacccacacaggagagaaaccccataagtgcttggactgtgggaaaagtttcatatggaGATCCGCCCTTGttttacatcagagaatccacacaggaaagagaccccataagtgcttagactgtggaaaaagtttcatacggagatCAGACCTCGTTAAACATGAGAGAATCCACACAAaagagagacctcataagtgcttggactgtgggaaaagtttcacacggAGATCTACCCTTGTTTCACATCagacaatccacacaggagagagatcccataagtgctttgactgtgggaaaagtttcatatggaGATCCACCCTTGttttacatcagagaatccacacaggagagagaccccataagtgcttagactgtgggaaaagtttcatacggagatcagaccttgttaaacatgggagaatccacacagaagagagaccccataactgcttggactgtgggaaaagtttcacatggAGATCTGCCTTTGTTTCACATCGGACAATCCATACAGGAGaaagaccccataagtgcttggactgtgggaaaagtttcaggtGGAACTCAAACCTTATAAGACATCAAAGAATCCACACAGTAGAAAgcccccataagtgcttggactgtgggaaaagtttcatacggagatCTGCCCTTGtttcacatcagagaatccacacaggagagagaccccataagtgcttagactgtggtaaaagtttcatacggagatCAGACTTTGTTAAACATGGGAGAATGCACACAGaagagagacctcataagtgcttggactgtgggaaaagtttcacacggAGATCTGCCCTTGTTTCACATCagacaatccacacaggagagagatcccataagtgcttggactgtgggaaaagtttcatgtgGAGATCCGCCCTTGttttacatcagagaatccacacaggagagagaccccataagtgcttagactgtgggaaaagtttcacacagagATCAAACCTCATTaaacatgggagaatccacacagcATCTAAAATTCTGTGACCCATGGCCAGAAAGGGTGAAGCAACGTGCAGGCTAATTGATCCAgtttcaacctttagagacatgctTTGTAAGTGTGTAAATGGTATTTAGGTCCTTTCCATGTTCTACAGGCTTGAGCTTTGAAATGAAAACTTGTATTCCTAAAGAATTGGAAGAAGATGGTAACTATAGTAGACTGTTTACCTGTgtcttgttagaggttaacaatgtaaccaaatGGTTTCCTCTCTAGGGGTGTATTCTGTTAATTCggagatcaaaaggaaatattaacatttagataaaACTTGGGTGTAACACTGTCATTGTCTgcatgtctctttaaagtttgtggtaaacagtctatgaactgcttaatggataattgccttatgttaatccatgtagttaaTTGCCGGAGATGTTTACGAAATTCAAGGTtacttcaaaagcctattgttcaccATAGGACTTTGTGCTGTTGAGAGGCTGCTGTATAAAAACttttgggacctgatccttttCTCTCAGATCTTCTTAAGCTTTATTCAGAGGGAGTTTGAGTcgtaagactgagatctccagtcccctCTGGACTGCCCTGATATCGAACATTTGGACATTAGACTAGAACCTGATGAAATGATTCTGAAAGGGACTCTTCAATTCTAAAGCACCATCTCTGCGGTGACACTGACCTAAGGACTTCATtcatgtttgtctgtataatgatcaatactctctctcttttcttcttttaataaattttactttagttaataagaactggctgtaagcatgtatttgggtaagaactGAAGCATTCATTAACGACTTgcgtaatgtgtccaatcctttgggattggtagaacttttcaGATGATGAACGAGATTTTCAGTAATTTGCATTGTATTTAACTGGGCTGTCTGGGaggaagcccaaggctgggttgttTTAAGGCGGGAGTAGTCAATAAGCAGTCTGTGAGGCAAATGTAGAcagccagatgcttttgaatggacctcTGAAATCTTTTCATCTATTATTATCATTactgttgtgtttttttaattattattttctctggcgTTTGGACCTTgtctataccttgaccaagaaattttgACCTTGACAAAAAAGAATTGACTACCTGTGGTCTCTTACTCCCGGGGTATGGGATTCCCATTCCCTTAGTTATTAGAAGCCGTGGGGTCTGCGTGTCTTAatctggtcaggttcttccctggtcAGTTAGATCAGAGGCGAATGGGATCCATAATGCACAGCTGCCGTGTGAGAAAGGCTTGCATCTTTGTACCCCCTTCAGTGGGATGCGGTGTCACAACCTAATGGACATGCTAGCTCATCCCCATCCCTCCAGCTTTCAGGAGGACAAAATTCATTCATTGTCCTGTCTGTTGTTTTTCAGTTGTAAATAGAATCCCTGTTCATCTTCCTTCTGGGCTCTGCAGGTTTAGAAATAGGCAGTGATTGAActccagagctgtgtgtgtgtgtcagcaagGCCCCCAAAGAGCACAGATACTGGGAATGCCTAGTGAGGGCGTAACAATTCCCTGCACCTCCCCAGACGTCTGCTTCTCCCAAGGGGGCTCAGTGATCATGTTCCCGACCTCTTGGGTTCCATGATCACCCAGAAGAGCACAGGGAGAAGTTCCACTCACAATGTCCTTTGTAACagacaaaaaacaacaaggagtctggtggcaccttaaagcctaacagatttatttgggcataagctttcgtgggtaaaaacctcacttcttcagatgcatagagtgaaagttacagatgcaggcattatatactgacacatggagagcagggagttacatcgcaagtggagaaccagtgttgacagggccaattcaatcagggtggatgtagtccactcccaataatagatgaggaggtgtcaattccaggagaggaaaagctgcttctgtaatgagccagccattcccagtccctattcaagcccagattaatggtgttaaatttgcaaatgaattttagttctgctgtttctctttgaagtctgtttctgaagtttttttgttcaatgatagtgacttttatatctgtaatagaatgacaagggagattgaagtgttcacttactggcttgtgtatgttaccattcctgatgtcccatttgtgtccatttattcttttgcggagggactgtccggtttggccaatgtacatggcagaggggcattgctggcacatgatggcatatataacattagtggatgtgcaggtgaatgagcccttgatggtgtggctgatgtggttgggtcctctgatggtgtcgccagagtagataggcaatgaggtttgctacagggattggttcctgtggtgtgtagttgctggtgagtatttgctggTTGGAACAGACAATCTCTCAATAATCCATGcaccctgatctggtctgatttTATCCCATGAGCAGGAGGTCCCATTCCCAAATCTGATCTGATCACCCggctggaacaaggggaagagTTGTGGGTGCCCGATCTCCAGGCCTGTgaggaaagagagatcctgaGAGGTGACCGCACAGATGAGGACTGACACACAAACCATCTGGGGAATGCAAGAAAAAGTTGAGAATCCCAAATATGGTGTGAGTAAGCACCCTCAGTTCTCCCTCATctcacccagggcagggctgtagtCAGCAGATATCGCTCACGGCTTTCCGCCCGTCCTGTTagctgcaggagtttccttcccaattttccttccctgtgagtgtttgggtgggatgtggaggcagaatccaattgCTCGAGTCTTTGAAACTATGTTGTGTTGGGTTTTCCCTCGGTGCTATTCCT
The window above is part of the Chrysemys picta bellii isolate R12L10 chromosome 12, ASM1138683v2, whole genome shotgun sequence genome. Proteins encoded here:
- the LOC135974950 gene encoding zinc finger protein 850-like, with the translated sequence MTPVWIVSLPAGAERGSENEEGNHNEDVPSEVDESIICGGRPKDPTAQQTNPNEEKPYQCLKCGKGFILRSQLVTHQTIHTREKPLQCLDHGKSFNNRSDLKNHGRRHTREKPFQCLECKKSFYCKSALITHQRIHTGERPHKCLDCGKSFTRRSVLIQHGRIHTGERPHKCLDCGKSFRYRSVFLSHLRTHTGEKPHKCLDCGKNFRYSSVLLSHLRTHTGEKPHKCLDCGKSFIWRSALVLHQRIHTGKRPHKCLDCGKSFIRRSDLVKHERIHTKERPHKCLDCGKSFTRRSTLVSHQTIHTGERSHKCFDCGKSFIWRSTLVLHQRIHTGERPHKCLDCGKSFIRRSDLVKHGRIHTEERPHNCLDCGKSFTWRSAFVSHRTIHTGERPHKCLDCGKSFRWNSNLIRHQRIHTVESPHKCLDCGKSFIRRSALVSHQRIHTGERPHKCLDCGKSFIRRSDFVKHGRMHTEERPHKCLDCGKSFTRRSALVSHQTIHTGERSHKCLDCGKSFMWRSALVLHQRIHTGERPHKCLDCGKSFTQRSNLIKHGRIHTASKIL